Genomic segment of Acinetobacter larvae:
CTGCTAATCCAGCTTGGTGCGAGCGTATCAGCCCCATTGCTTTACCGCCTACAGCTTGGATATCCAGATGCTGGGCTTCATCGAGTGATGGTAATATATTATTTTTCATGTATGTAAAACCTATGTTGATCCATTGCTAGAAGGCGCTTGTAATTGACGTTGGCTGATTTTGAGTTGTATTGCGCTGAGTGCTAAACCAAAGAGAATGTCGACTCCATAGTGATAGCGCAAAAAGATGGTGGCAAAGACTGTGCCTGTGACGATAGGGATGAGAGCAATACCGATTTTACGATGCCCCGTTTGTATGAGAAAACCAACAATAAAAATTGAGATAGCGGTGTGTAGACTGGGGAAGACGTCCATACCGGTCACCCCTTGATTGACTGTGGCAGTCACCCATTGGCTGATCACACCACCGCCACCATGCTGAGGCAAAATGGTAAAAGCAGGACCTGCCGCAGGAAATAGCAGATAGCCTATAAAACCAATGCTATACAGTGTGATTAAGCCATTAAAAAAGCTTTTCCCTGCCTGAGTTTTGCGTTGCAGTGCATAATAAATAACACTCGCAACAATCAGCAAATAGAAGAAAAAGTAACATGCCGAAATGACATCAGCCCAAACGGGGTGTTGTTCATACTGAAAATAGGCGGCAAGGGTATGACCTTGCCAGAGCATTTGATCAATTTGGAGCAATAAGGGATCGGCAGACCAACCTAAAATGTACTGGGCAATGAATGACAATAAGGGAAAAACTGCCCAAGACAGTAAAAAAAGTAACACGCCTAGATTGGCATGTTGTGGTTTTTTGATTGCGAGCCAAGTACTGCATAACCATAAGATACTGACAGCGATCAAGGAGAATTGATCTTTGATTTGACCTACTTGGCTAATGGCGATACCAGCAAGAATGAGCAACAGCAAAACGATTGCTAAAAATAACCGAGCAATATATGTATTCATTTAGCGTCCAAGGTCTGCAGATAGATTGATCGGTGTGGGTTCAGGATAGTAATACCACGCTAAATGACCAACGATGATGATGAAAATTGCCAGTATGGGTGTGAAATAACACAGTATTGCCCAATACAATAGCGTGAAAAGACTGCCATAAAAGCCACCCAGCAGTCGAAAGAAGGTGACATTATTGCGACCATCAGATGCTTTTTGCGCCAGTCGTGCCACCACAACAGTTGGAAAAAAAGCCACGATAAAAAAGAGTTGGATGAGGCGTTGATGTAGCCAGACATGCGGTTGAATAAGGCTTGCAGGCGGGTCCAATAATGTCTGCTGTTGAGCGGCTAAAAATGCCTGACCATAGTCGCTATCTTGTGACTGACAGTGCTGCCAAGCCAATGCTTGAGTTTGGTTAAAGTGGGCAATAGATTGACAATGTACTGAAACCTCTTTTAAGGCGGTTGATAATTCTTGCTG
This window contains:
- a CDS encoding phosphatase PAP2 family protein codes for the protein MNTYIARLFLAIVLLLLILAGIAISQVGQIKDQFSLIAVSILWLCSTWLAIKKPQHANLGVLLFLLSWAVFPLLSFIAQYILGWSADPLLLQIDQMLWQGHTLAAYFQYEQHPVWADVISACYFFFYLLIVASVIYYALQRKTQAGKSFFNGLITLYSIGFIGYLLFPAAGPAFTILPQHGGGGVISQWVTATVNQGVTGMDVFPSLHTAISIFIVGFLIQTGHRKIGIALIPIVTGTVFATIFLRYHYGVDILFGLALSAIQLKISQRQLQAPSSNGST